The bacterium DNA segment CAACCAGTCGGTACGTGAATGCTATTCAGAAGCCGGATCGGGGTCAAACGACAGGAACTGGTACACTGGCCGGGCGGTCGAATCAGCGACGCCGACCCATCCGAAGGAGCCCCCTTGAAGAACCTGTTCTCTGTCGAAGGCAAGATCGCTTTGGTCACCGGAGGCTCCCGCGGGATCGGCGAAATGATTGCCCGAGGATATGTGGAGAACGGAGCCCGGACGTATATTTCCTCGCGCAAAGCCGATGTTTGCGAAGAACTGGCTGCGGAGCTCTCCAAGCTGGGCACCTGCATCGCACTGCCGGCGGACCTCTCCACACTCGACGGGGTACGCGCTCTGGTCGAGGATCTGGGCGAACGAGAATCGAAGCTCGACATCCTGGTCAACAATGCCGGTGCGAACTGGGGGCAGGACATCGAAGAATTTCCCGAGTCGGGTTGGGACAAGGTCATGGACCTGAACGTGAAATCGATCTTTTTCCTGACGCGCGACCTGCTGCCGCTGTTGCGCAAGGCGTCGAGTGCAGAAGACCCGGCGCGCGTCATCAACATCGGCTCGGTAGACGGCCTGCATGCGCCGGCCCTCGAGACCTACTCCTATTCGACGAGCAAGGCCGCCCT contains these protein-coding regions:
- a CDS encoding SDR family oxidoreductase, with product MLFRSRIGVKRQELVHWPGGRISDADPSEGAPLKNLFSVEGKIALVTGGSRGIGEMIARGYVENGARTYISSRKADVCEELAAELSKLGTCIALPADLSTLDGVRALVEDLGERESKLDILVNNAGANWGQDIEEFPESGWDKVMDLNVKSIFFLTRDLLPLLRKASSAEDPARVINIGSVDGLHAPALETYSYSTSKAALHQLTKVLARKLTKENITVNGVAPGAFESKMMAATLDAFRDSIIASTPRGRIGEPEDMAGVALFLASRAGAYVTGAIIPVDGGAVTCL